The Sorangiineae bacterium MSr11954 DNA segment AACCGCACCTCGCGCAGATCTCGAAGCGCCTTTTGCCAGAGCGCATCGAACCCGTGCGCGAGGCTCTCCGCGAGCGCAGCGTCGCGCACCAAGAGCGAGGCGAATCGTCCCTCGGGGACGAAAGGGTGATCCAGGGAGAGGATCACCGTATCGTCGTCGATGACATGGAACGGGTGCCCGAGCTCTCCGGAGTAGCGGATCCCCGACAAATGCGCCATCGATGGGCCGTATGCGCGGAGAAACGCGAGCAGCGCCGGCGCCGTGCGATCCGAAAATCCGAACACCACGCGGTGCTCGAACTTCCGGCCCGTCTGCGCGCGCGAAAGGCGCTTCCAGAGATCGAACCCGTCCTTTGCCACCCGATCCATGCTCGCTAGATCGCCTTCTTCGAGGTACGAGAGGACCCGCGTTCGCGCGGTGGCCAAGCGGGAGAGATGCCGTTTGACGTGGCTCTCGGTCCCGAGCGCGAGATCGACGAAGGTTTGCCGGCCGCGAAGTCGTCCGGGGAGCTCGGACAGCGCCTCGCGAAGCTGCGTCGAGCGCTGCGCGAAGTCCTCGGCCCGCTCGCGAGCGAGCTCGACCAGGCGATCGACCACCAGCTCGGGGGGCAATGCCGAATAGAGCTTGGGTCGCGTTTTCTGCACCTCGCAAAGCCCTAGGCGTCCCAGTTTCTCCATCGCCAAGTAGATTTTCGACGTCGGGATCTCCCCTTGGCGGCAGAGGCTCGCCGCATCGGCGACCCCCAAAATACCGAGGGTAACCAGCGCCCGCTTCTCGTACAGAGAAAACCCGGCCTCGTCCAGCAGAGCGAGCTTGCTCCAGCGCATGACCCTTTCTACTCCAAAAAGTAGATGAATTCGAGCACCGCTGGGAGCACGTTTGTTTTGCGCGCTGCACACGACCCGCGGCGCAGGAGAGCACCACATGAGCACCCCGGCACAACCCGAAGCCCCGACGTTCCGTCCCCAGGTCATTCCTAGTCTCATGGTCCAAGCGGTGGAGCCGCTGCGCGACTTCTACATCGGCAAACTCGGTTTCGAGCATATGATGGGCATCGTCGGAAAAGACGGCGCTTTCGACTTTTGCATCGTCACCCGAGATGGCAACGGCGTGATGATCGGCCGTCCGGAGAAACCGGAAGCGGCCGTCTCACTCCAGAGCAATGTCCCGCGCTCTCTCGAATTGTACATTTATGTCGAGAACGTCGACCGGTACCATGCAGAAATCACGGGCCGTGGCGTCGCCGTCGTGGATGCCCTTCAAACGCAATGGTGGGGCGATCGCACCTTTGCCGTCAAGGATCCGTACGGATATCAAATTTGGTTCTGTCAACCGACCGGAGAATTCTCCCCGCCGGAGGGCGTCAAAGTCATTTGATCCTCCGAAGGCGCCCGGGCGCTCTCCGGCGGCCGCGGCGCCGCGCGCTGCACGCTGAACCCGATGCGTTCGCGCAACGCTGTGCGGCGATGCGTCGCGCGCTCGAGCCAGCCCAGCCCTTACGCCATCGCCTTCGGGGGCGACGCATTCGTGGGCGATGTCGTCGGGCGTGCGCGCGATGATCGAAAATCATCGAGGCACTTTGGATCAGGTACCCAGCAATGTGCTTCCAATCATCCGATACGACGCGAAGTGTTTTCCGCCATTTGGATTGTACCGATGGTCTACACTTCGACGTCGATGAAGCCGTCTCGCCGCTCGCCGCGTCGAAAGCATCCGTGGGCATGGCTCGCGGCCGTGGCTTGCATCGGCCAGATCGCCGCGTGCAAATCCGCGTCGTCCACGTCGACGCCTTTTCTCGAGCTGGAGCAGCGGACACGCAGCGGCGAGATCCCCAATATTCATTCGGTGCTGGTGCTGCAGCACGGCAAGACCCTGGCCGAATGGTATCTCGCCGGCGACGACAGTGAGCGCGGCCGCGCACTGGGAACGGTGAACCACGACCCGACGACCCTCCATGATGCGCGCTCGATCAGCAAGAGCGTGGTCTCGCTTCTATTCGGGATCGCCGTTTCCGACCGTGTCGTGAAAAGTCTGGACGCTCCCGTGCTCGACCACTTCCCCGAATACGCCGATTTGCGAACTCCCGATCGGCTCAAGATTCGGCTGCGTGACCTGCTGTCCATGACGATGGGGGTGGCCTGGGACGAGGAGAGCGCGCCCTATGGTGACCTGCGCAACAACGACACGGCCATGGATATGGCCCCGGACCGCTACCGCTATGCTCTCGAACGGCCCATCGTCGCCCCGCCCGGAGAGAAGTTCCAATACAGTGGCGCCTGCACGGCGCTCGCTGCGGCCATCCTGGCGCGGGCTACCGGCGTGCCGCTGGACGTCTACGCTCAGCAGAAGTTGTGGGAACCGCTGGGCGTCACAAAGCAGGTCTGGTT contains these protein-coding regions:
- a CDS encoding VOC family protein gives rise to the protein MSTPAQPEAPTFRPQVIPSLMVQAVEPLRDFYIGKLGFEHMMGIVGKDGAFDFCIVTRDGNGVMIGRPEKPEAAVSLQSNVPRSLELYIYVENVDRYHAEITGRGVAVVDALQTQWWGDRTFAVKDPYGYQIWFCQPTGEFSPPEGVKVI
- a CDS encoding beta-lactamase family protein, which translates into the protein MVYTSTSMKPSRRSPRRKHPWAWLAAVACIGQIAACKSASSTSTPFLELEQRTRSGEIPNIHSVLVLQHGKTLAEWYLAGDDSERGRALGTVNHDPTTLHDARSISKSVVSLLFGIAVSDRVVKSLDAPVLDHFPEYADLRTPDRLKIRLRDLLSMTMGVAWDEESAPYGDLRNNDTAMDMAPDRYRYALERPIVAPPGEKFQYSGACTALAAAILARATGVPLDVYAQQKLWEPLGVTKQVWLKDEKGVPIAASGLRLTPRDMGKIGQMILDHGRWNGQQVVPVAWIDDATALHAQMDPDPKCGWGYGYHFWRSPGCIVTPPTPLVMAAGYGGQRIWMVPSRDLVVVVTAGNYERRDQSKISSSVLTGVLAIVPAP